The proteins below come from a single Gammaproteobacteria bacterium genomic window:
- the rpmF gene encoding 50S ribosomal protein L32: MAVQKSRKTPSKRGMRRSHDSLKGPTVSRDPVTGETHLRHHVGADGYYRGRKVIDTKNVVADEE; the protein is encoded by the coding sequence ATGGCAGTTCAGAAAAGTCGCAAGACCCCTTCGAAGCGTGGCATGCGTCGTTCGCACGACAGCCTGAAGGGCCCGACGGTTTCGCGTGACCCGGTGACCGGCGAGACGCACCTGCGTCACCATGTCGGTGCCGACGGTTACTACCGCGGCCGCAAGGTGATTGACACCAAGAACGTGGTTGCCGACGAAGAATAA
- a CDS encoding HAD-IA family hydrolase, translating into MEKRFDLIIFDWDGTLMDSAAHIVEAIRAAAADVGVTVPTPEAARHVIGLGLQDAIAMALPDLPQDRYDELVASYRHHFFTTAIQRQRLFAGVEELLVSLREQRYWLAVATGKGRAGLDRSLEETALGRYFVTSRTADETASKPDPKMLHEILFELDVVPERALMVGDTSYDLEMAARARVPSVGVTGGAHAIEHLLPHQPRTILDDIRELETWLADL; encoded by the coding sequence ATGGAAAAGCGCTTTGACCTGATCATTTTCGACTGGGATGGCACGCTGATGGATTCGGCGGCGCACATCGTCGAGGCCATCCGTGCCGCGGCGGCCGACGTCGGGGTCACGGTCCCGACCCCGGAAGCGGCTCGGCATGTGATCGGCCTTGGTCTCCAGGATGCGATTGCCATGGCGCTCCCGGACCTGCCGCAGGATCGTTACGACGAGCTGGTAGCAAGCTATAGACACCATTTCTTCACCACGGCCATTCAGCGGCAGCGGCTGTTTGCGGGCGTTGAAGAACTGCTGGTCTCGTTGCGCGAACAGCGCTACTGGCTGGCGGTGGCCACCGGCAAGGGTCGCGCCGGGCTCGATCGCAGCCTGGAGGAAACCGCTCTTGGGCGGTATTTCGTCACCAGTCGTACCGCTGACGAGACCGCCTCGAAGCCGGATCCGAAAATGCTGCACGAAATCCTGTTCGAACTGGACGTGGTCCCGGAGCGGGCCTTGATGGTGGGTGACACCAGCTATGATCTTGAAATGGCCGCCCGGGCGAGGGTGCCGTCTGTCGGCGTGACTGGCGGGGCGCATGCCATTGAGCACCTGCTGCCGCACCAGCCACGCACCATTCTTGATGACATCCGCGAGCTCGAGACCTGGCTGGCCGACCTGTAG
- a CDS encoding beta-ketoacyl-ACP synthase III: MMYSRIIGTGRYLPENVVTNDDLAKRMDTSDEWIRERTGIHQRHVASEGETTLDLCEKAARNALDMAGLEPADIDMIVVGTTTPDQVFPNMGVLLQDRLGIHGCMAMGLEAACTGFIYALGIADKFVRDGTVKRALVLGAETLSRIIDWEDRTTCVLFGDGAGAVIIEGSDEPGIVSTHLHADGKYKDLLFFPSGISKGFNELKGGKDFVQMKGNEVFKVAVTTLGRIVTETLEANNMQPEDIDWLVPHQANIRIIEGTAKKLKMSMDRVIVTVDKHGNTSAASVPMALDVAVRDGKIKRGDTILLEAFGGGFTWGSALIKY; this comes from the coding sequence CTGATGTATTCAAGAATTATCGGAACGGGGCGTTACCTGCCTGAGAATGTCGTCACCAATGACGACCTGGCAAAGCGCATGGATACCAGTGACGAATGGATCCGTGAACGCACCGGCATCCACCAGCGGCATGTTGCCTCGGAAGGCGAGACCACTCTCGACTTGTGCGAAAAGGCGGCACGCAATGCGCTCGACATGGCCGGCCTGGAGCCGGCTGACATCGACATGATCGTGGTTGGCACGACCACGCCTGACCAGGTGTTCCCGAACATGGGCGTCTTGCTGCAGGATCGCCTGGGCATTCATGGCTGCATGGCCATGGGGCTGGAAGCGGCCTGCACCGGCTTCATCTACGCGCTGGGCATTGCCGACAAGTTCGTACGTGACGGCACCGTCAAGCGGGCGCTGGTCCTCGGTGCCGAAACGCTGTCGCGCATCATCGACTGGGAAGATCGCACGACCTGCGTGCTGTTCGGTGATGGCGCCGGTGCCGTGATCATCGAGGGCAGTGACGAGCCCGGCATCGTGTCGACACACCTGCATGCCGATGGCAAATACAAGGACCTGTTGTTCTTCCCCTCGGGGATTTCGAAAGGCTTCAACGAGCTCAAGGGTGGCAAGGACTTCGTGCAGATGAAGGGCAACGAGGTCTTCAAGGTGGCGGTCACGACGCTGGGACGCATCGTTACCGAAACTCTGGAAGCCAACAACATGCAGCCGGAAGACATCGACTGGCTGGTTCCTCACCAGGCCAATATCCGCATCATCGAGGGCACGGCGAAGAAACTGAAAATGTCGATGGACCGGGTGATCGTCACGGTGGACAAGCATGGCAATACCTCGGCAGCCTCCGTGCCGATGGCACTGGATGTCGCTGTTCGCGATGGCAAGATCAAGCGGGGCGACACCATCCTGCTGGAGGCCTTCGGTGGCGGCTTCACCTGGGGTTCAGCGCTGATCAAGTATTGA
- a CDS encoding type II secretion system F family protein, which yields WWMALAVGVIAIAWMVRRVLREPGPRQKYHRFLLRLPLVGRITRGMNTARFTRTLAILAGAGVSVLEALRIAGDVVVNIPMRHAVDEASLRIREGMGIAKALDQRKLFPPMTIHLISSGEQSGKLEEMLGRAADTQEREMETLLATFLGVLEPALILFMGVMVMTIVLAILLPIFELNQLVAG from the coding sequence ATGGTGGATGGCACTGGCCGTCGGCGTGATTGCCATTGCCTGGATGGTGCGCCGGGTCCTGCGCGAGCCAGGGCCGCGACAGAAGTATCATCGATTCCTGTTGCGACTGCCCCTGGTCGGTCGCATCACGCGAGGCATGAACACCGCCCGCTTCACGCGCACGCTCGCCATCCTGGCCGGTGCCGGCGTTTCCGTTCTCGAAGCCCTGCGCATCGCCGGTGACGTGGTCGTCAACATCCCCATGCGCCACGCCGTCGACGAAGCAAGCCTGCGGATTCGCGAAGGCATGGGCATTGCCAAGGCGCTGGACCAGCGCAAGCTGTTCCCGCCAATGACCATTCACCTGATCAGCAGTGGCGAGCAAAGTGGCAAACTCGAGGAAATGCTCGGACGCGCAGCGGACACGCAGGAACGCGAAATGGAAACGTTGCTGGCTACCTTCCTTGGCGTGCTCGAGCCCGCACTGATCCTGTTCATGGGCGTCATGGTCATGACCATCGTGCTGGCCATCCTGCTGCCCATCTTCGAACTCAACCAGCTGGTCGCCGGCTGA
- a CDS encoding low molecular weight protein-tyrosine-phosphatase, whose product MKILFVCMGNICRSPTAHGVFEQLLNDAPDLDVLVDSAGTHAYHVGNPPDSRSQEAAARRGYDLSAQRARKVAEMDFETFDLVLAMDRANLENLRAIADTRHHSKIRLFLEFASDSDVREVPDPYYGAGRGFEEVLDLVEDAARGLLEHVRQQASGR is encoded by the coding sequence ATGAAGATCCTCTTCGTCTGCATGGGCAATATCTGTCGTTCACCAACCGCACATGGCGTGTTCGAACAGCTGTTGAATGATGCGCCCGATCTCGATGTGTTGGTCGATTCTGCCGGAACGCATGCTTACCACGTAGGCAATCCGCCGGATTCCCGGTCACAGGAGGCGGCAGCGCGACGGGGTTACGACCTCTCCGCGCAACGTGCAAGAAAGGTGGCGGAGATGGACTTCGAGACGTTCGACCTGGTGCTGGCAATGGACAGGGCGAACCTTGAGAACCTTCGCGCGATAGCCGACACCAGGCACCATTCGAAAATCCGACTCTTCCTGGAATTTGCGAGCGATTCCGATGTTCGCGAAGTGCCCGATCCTTATTACGGAGCCGGTCGCGGTTTCGAGGAGGTGCTGGACCTGGTGGAAGATGCGGCCCGCGGTTTGCTGGAACATGTTCGACAACAGGCTTCCGGCCGCTGA
- a CDS encoding RluA family pseudouridine synthase translates to MKNSDKPSNKPERGPSSGGVQHVTAGPEDAGQRIDNFLLRILKGAPRSLVYRIIRKGEVRVNKGRTKPTYKLVEGDVVRVPPVRLGDDAPSKPPPKGAQELLGDRIIHEDDRVIVINKPAGMAVHGGSGLSFGVIEALRALRPDAPFLELVHRLDRETSGCLIVAKKRSALRRLHSLLRGEQGGMEKRYLTLVAGSWSYRREEIRTFQRKIEQGGERMVRVVEPDTPGAKEALSRFKAVDYYPGSTLMQVEIDTGRTHQIRVQAAHVGHPVIGDDKYGNPEANEHFRKLGLKRLFLHAMALSFVWPDSDERFDVSVPMDDDLREVINKLESGGGEAGPGRREGR, encoded by the coding sequence ATGAAGAACTCTGACAAGCCATCCAACAAGCCCGAGCGGGGACCGTCAAGTGGCGGCGTCCAGCATGTCACGGCCGGTCCCGAGGACGCCGGGCAGCGGATCGACAATTTCCTGCTGCGCATCCTCAAGGGCGCGCCGCGGAGCCTGGTGTACCGCATCATCCGCAAGGGTGAGGTCAGGGTGAACAAGGGCCGGACCAAGCCTACCTACAAGCTCGTAGAGGGCGATGTGGTGCGGGTTCCGCCGGTCCGCCTGGGTGATGACGCGCCCAGCAAGCCACCCCCGAAGGGTGCCCAGGAGCTGCTGGGGGACCGGATCATCCACGAGGATGATCGCGTGATCGTGATCAACAAACCTGCCGGCATGGCTGTCCATGGCGGCAGCGGCCTGAGCTTCGGCGTGATCGAGGCCCTGAGGGCCTTGCGCCCGGATGCGCCGTTCCTGGAGCTGGTGCATCGCCTGGACCGCGAGACCTCGGGTTGCCTGATCGTCGCCAAGAAGCGCAGTGCCCTGCGCCGGCTGCACAGCCTGCTGCGCGGCGAGCAAGGGGGCATGGAGAAGCGCTACCTGACGCTCGTGGCTGGCAGCTGGAGCTATCGCCGCGAGGAAATCCGGACCTTCCAGCGCAAGATCGAGCAGGGCGGGGAGCGCATGGTGCGCGTGGTCGAGCCCGACACTCCGGGCGCCAAGGAAGCGCTGAGCCGCTTCAAAGCGGTCGATTATTACCCGGGTTCCACCCTGATGCAGGTCGAGATCGACACCGGGCGCACTCACCAGATTCGCGTCCAGGCGGCCCATGTCGGGCATCCGGTGATTGGCGATGACAAGTACGGCAATCCCGAGGCCAACGAGCATTTCCGCAAGCTGGGCTTGAAGCGGCTGTTCCTGCATGCCATGGCCTTGAGCTTCGTGTGGCCGGATTCCGACGAGCGTTTCGACGTTTCGGTACCGATGGATGACGACCTGCGCGAGGTGATCAACAAGCTTGAAAGCGGGGGCGGCGAGGCCGGACCCGGGCGACGCGAAGGGCGCTGA
- a CDS encoding YceD family protein encodes MPSRVDPLRLAQSGSKLEGEVETGRMSRLQDYLHADTAPQVWLSASFASDSAGRILLDGRVEARVEMTCQRCLEAVMLEVTGEFTIGVIRSADEEAGLPDDVDPFVMERGPELDLAELAEDEVILALPVIPRHESSEQCGERAAVLAAQEEEQPDVAAQAAASDEEQAAGQKENPFAVLRELKDDKSED; translated from the coding sequence TTGCCGTCCAGAGTTGATCCGCTGCGCCTCGCGCAGTCTGGCAGCAAGCTGGAGGGCGAGGTCGAGACAGGCCGCATGAGCCGGCTGCAGGACTACCTGCATGCCGATACGGCGCCGCAAGTGTGGCTGAGTGCGAGTTTTGCGAGCGACTCGGCGGGTCGCATCCTGCTGGATGGCAGGGTCGAGGCGCGGGTCGAGATGACCTGCCAGCGTTGCCTCGAGGCGGTCATGCTGGAGGTGACGGGCGAGTTCACGATTGGCGTGATTCGCTCCGCAGACGAGGAAGCCGGCTTGCCGGATGATGTCGATCCCTTCGTCATGGAACGCGGGCCGGAACTCGACCTTGCGGAGCTGGCTGAAGACGAAGTGATTCTTGCCTTGCCGGTGATACCGCGGCACGAATCGAGCGAGCAGTGCGGTGAACGTGCAGCAGTGCTTGCAGCACAGGAAGAAGAGCAACCGGATGTGGCTGCACAAGCAGCGGCATCCGACGAGGAACAGGCAGCAGGGCAGAAGGAAAACCCTTTCGCCGTGTTGCGTGAATTGAAAGACGACAAGTCAGAAGACTGA
- a CDS encoding nucleoside triphosphate pyrophosphatase: MPPLYLASGSPYRRALLERLQLPFAVQSADIDETPLPDERPEEMVRRLGAAKAAAVADSLSEGLVIGSDQCAVRDGEILGKPGDADTAIAQLLAASGKEVSFYTSLCVIDAGSKVRLQDMDETRVKFRDLEEDEVRRYVDIEQPLDCAGSFKAEAYGICLFNAIDSRDPTALTGLPLIALCKMLREFGASLP; the protein is encoded by the coding sequence CTGCCACCCCTTTACCTGGCCTCCGGCTCGCCCTACCGACGAGCATTGCTCGAGCGCCTGCAACTGCCCTTTGCCGTGCAGTCGGCCGATATCGACGAAACCCCCTTGCCCGACGAACGCCCAGAGGAAATGGTTCGCCGGCTGGGCGCCGCGAAGGCAGCGGCGGTTGCAGACAGCCTGTCCGAGGGCCTGGTCATCGGCTCGGACCAGTGCGCCGTGCGCGACGGCGAAATCCTGGGCAAGCCAGGCGATGCCGACACGGCCATCGCGCAACTGCTGGCCGCCAGCGGCAAGGAAGTCAGCTTCTATACCTCGCTCTGTGTAATCGATGCGGGCAGCAAGGTCAGGCTGCAGGACATGGATGAGACGCGAGTGAAGTTCCGGGACCTCGAAGAGGACGAAGTCCGGCGCTACGTGGACATCGAGCAACCGCTCGACTGCGCCGGCAGTTTCAAGGCCGAGGCCTATGGCATCTGCCTGTTCAACGCCATCGACAGCCGCGATCCGACCGCCCTGACCGGCCTGCCCTTGATCGCGCTCTGCAAGATGTTGCGTGAATTCGGTGCCAGCCTGCCCTGA
- the kdsB gene encoding 3-deoxy-manno-octulosonate cytidylyltransferase — protein sequence MTNARNDTFWVVIPARYGSTRLPGKPLLDIGGKPMIRHVWERAGESKAARIIIATDDDRIRIACMEFGAEVCMTSDACESGTDRLAEVVAAEGAADDLVVVNIQGDEPLMPAENIDQVAALAQRGDTDIATLCVPIQSKEEFANPNVVKCVLGEEDRAVYFSRSPVPHDREDAAGFGHAFRHLGIYAYTVGALKEFSAMPPSRIEQLERLEQLRALAAGMSIRAQVAGRTPPHGVDTEADLELVRQQLG from the coding sequence ATGACGAATGCACGAAACGACACGTTCTGGGTTGTCATTCCGGCACGCTATGGATCCACTCGCTTGCCTGGCAAGCCACTGCTGGACATAGGCGGCAAGCCGATGATCCGGCATGTCTGGGAGCGAGCAGGCGAGAGCAAGGCGGCTCGAATCATCATAGCGACCGACGATGACCGGATCCGTATTGCCTGCATGGAATTCGGTGCGGAAGTCTGCATGACGTCTGACGCCTGCGAATCGGGAACCGATCGACTGGCGGAAGTCGTGGCTGCGGAAGGAGCGGCCGATGACCTGGTCGTGGTCAATATCCAGGGCGACGAGCCATTGATGCCTGCCGAGAACATCGACCAGGTCGCTGCACTTGCGCAGCGGGGCGATACCGATATCGCGACGCTATGCGTTCCCATCCAGAGCAAGGAAGAGTTCGCCAACCCCAATGTCGTCAAGTGCGTGCTGGGGGAGGAGGACCGCGCAGTCTATTTCAGTCGTTCGCCGGTTCCGCATGACCGCGAGGATGCGGCAGGTTTCGGCCATGCATTCAGGCACCTCGGAATCTACGCCTACACGGTTGGTGCCTTGAAGGAATTCAGCGCCATGCCGCCCAGCAGGATAGAGCAGCTGGAGCGCCTCGAACAGTTGCGAGCCCTCGCCGCGGGGATGTCCATCCGCGCACAGGTGGCCGGCCGCACACCGCCGCACGGTGTCGACACGGAAGCGGATCTCGAGCTCGTGCGCCAGCAACTTGGCTGA
- the rne gene encoding ribonuclease E — MKRMLINATQAEELRVALVDGQRLYDLDIELPSREQKKANIYKGRITRVEPSLEAAFVDYGAERHGFLPLKEISRSYFSGDTSGKINIKDVLKEGQEVLVQVEKEERGNKGAALTTFISLAGRFLVLMPNNPRAGGVSRRIEGDDRDEVRESLSQMNIPQGMGCIVRTAGVGRTVEELQWDLDYLVTVWSAIQKAEQEMKPPVLIYQESNVIIRALRDYLRSDVGEILVDDPKIYEQARGFMESVMPHNLSKLKLYEDSVPLFTRYQIESQIESAFRREVRLPSGGSLVIDHTEALVAIDINSARATKGSDIEETAHNTNLEAADEVARQLRLRDMGGLVVIDFIDMNSNRNQRDVENRLRDALKMDRARVQVGRISRFGLMEMSRQRLRPSLGESSQIVCPRCAGEGRVRSVESLSLSVLRLVEEEAMKEKTAQVVVQLPVDAATFLLNEKRVSIAEIEQRCRVNVILVPNANMETPDYEITRLRDDEVIGKRPASYTLTAEEEKDAEGVAKFVQEMGETKRSEPVVKTIEPTRPAPAPAATPEPQKPGLFVRIWRALFGTGESSDSEKKKKKDQQRKTRGGSERGDRNERSRRGGRRNRNERGSDTRSDSKGDRSRGRNRKDAGKDGGKDDAKKDEQKQSRNDNAGNKPDQKSAPQGNNQGDDESGNSQRKNTRRGRRGGRRRRRGGQGNQDGNASNANQQQSGSNADNRSNAPVKEENRSQQEAPKQEAPKQEAPKQEAPKQEAPKQEAPKQEAPKQEAPKQEAPKQEAPKQEAPKQDAPKQDAPKQDAPKQEAPKQDAPKQEAPKQEATVAPSVSNASGAIQPVAIPRGPRPEASKQEAPKQEAPKQEAPKQEAPKQEAPKQEAPKQEAPKQEAPKQEAPKQEAPKPASSAAVSADEVLRRVQALSKEKADSMVKVETQNKVSSDDKQD; from the coding sequence ATGAAAAGAATGCTTATCAATGCAACGCAGGCCGAAGAGTTGCGCGTTGCGCTGGTCGATGGCCAGCGACTTTACGATCTCGATATCGAGCTCCCCTCCCGCGAACAGAAAAAAGCCAATATCTACAAGGGCCGCATCACCCGCGTCGAGCCGTCGCTGGAAGCGGCCTTTGTCGACTACGGTGCCGAACGCCATGGCTTCCTGCCCCTCAAGGAAATCTCCCGCAGCTATTTCAGCGGTGATACCAGCGGCAAGATCAACATCAAGGATGTGCTGAAGGAAGGCCAGGAAGTGCTGGTCCAGGTCGAAAAGGAAGAGCGTGGCAACAAGGGTGCTGCCCTGACCACCTTCATCAGCCTCGCCGGCCGGTTCCTCGTATTGATGCCGAACAACCCGCGCGCCGGTGGCGTGTCTCGCCGTATCGAGGGTGACGATCGCGACGAGGTGCGTGAATCGCTTTCGCAGATGAACATCCCGCAGGGCATGGGCTGCATCGTGCGCACCGCCGGCGTAGGCCGAACGGTGGAAGAACTGCAGTGGGACCTGGACTACCTGGTCACTGTCTGGTCGGCCATTCAGAAGGCCGAGCAGGAAATGAAACCGCCGGTACTGATCTACCAGGAATCCAACGTGATCATTCGCGCCCTGCGCGACTACCTTCGCAGCGATGTCGGCGAGATCCTGGTCGATGACCCGAAGATCTACGAGCAGGCTCGTGGCTTCATGGAATCCGTGATGCCGCACAACCTGTCGAAGCTCAAGCTTTACGAAGACAGCGTGCCGCTGTTCACGCGTTACCAGATCGAATCCCAGATCGAATCGGCATTCCGCCGCGAAGTGCGCCTGCCGTCAGGTGGTTCCCTGGTGATCGACCACACGGAAGCACTGGTCGCAATCGACATCAACTCGGCTCGTGCCACCAAGGGCAGCGACATCGAGGAAACCGCCCACAACACCAACCTGGAAGCCGCCGATGAAGTGGCTCGCCAGCTGCGACTTCGTGACATGGGCGGCCTGGTGGTCATCGATTTCATCGACATGAATTCGAACCGCAACCAGCGTGACGTCGAGAACCGCCTGCGCGATGCCTTGAAGATGGACCGTGCCCGCGTGCAGGTCGGTCGCATCTCGCGCTTCGGCCTGATGGAAATGTCTCGCCAGCGCCTGCGCCCGTCACTGGGCGAGTCCAGCCAGATCGTCTGCCCGCGCTGCGCGGGTGAAGGCCGTGTGCGCAGCGTCGAATCGCTGAGCCTCTCCGTGCTGCGCCTGGTCGAAGAAGAAGCAATGAAGGAAAAGACCGCCCAGGTGGTGGTCCAGCTGCCGGTCGATGCAGCCACCTTCCTCCTGAATGAAAAGCGCGTATCGATTGCCGAAATCGAGCAGCGCTGCCGCGTCAACGTGATCCTGGTTCCGAATGCCAACATGGAAACGCCGGACTATGAAATCACGCGTCTGCGTGATGACGAAGTAATCGGCAAGCGGCCAGCCAGCTACACGCTGACCGCCGAGGAAGAAAAGGACGCCGAGGGCGTGGCGAAGTTCGTCCAGGAGATGGGAGAAACGAAGCGCAGCGAGCCTGTGGTCAAGACCATCGAGCCGACCCGCCCTGCCCCGGCACCGGCGGCGACTCCGGAACCGCAGAAGCCTGGATTGTTCGTTCGCATCTGGCGCGCCTTGTTCGGCACGGGCGAATCCAGCGACAGCGAGAAGAAGAAGAAGAAGGACCAGCAGCGCAAGACGCGCGGTGGCAGCGAACGCGGCGACCGCAACGAACGCTCGCGTCGTGGTGGACGTCGCAATCGCAACGAACGGGGCAGCGATACGCGCTCTGACAGCAAGGGCGATCGCAGCCGTGGCAGGAACCGCAAGGATGCCGGCAAGGACGGTGGCAAGGACGACGCCAAGAAAGACGAACAGAAGCAATCCCGCAACGACAACGCCGGCAACAAGCCTGACCAGAAGAGCGCACCGCAGGGCAATAACCAGGGCGACGACGAATCTGGCAATTCCCAGCGCAAGAATACCCGCCGCGGTCGCCGCGGTGGACGCCGTCGGCGTCGCGGTGGCCAGGGCAACCAGGATGGCAATGCGTCCAATGCCAACCAGCAGCAATCTGGCTCGAACGCAGACAATCGCTCCAATGCGCCCGTAAAGGAAGAGAACAGGTCGCAACAGGAAGCGCCGAAGCAGGAAGCGCCGAAGCAGGAAGCACCGAAGCAGGAGGCACCGAAGCAGGAAGCGCCGAAGCAGGAAGCACCGAAGCAGGAAGCACCGAAGCAGGAAGCACCGAAGCAGGAAGCACCGAAGCAGGAAGCCCCGAAGCAGGAAGCACCGAAGCAGGATGCACCGAAGCAGGATGCACCGAAGCAGGATGCACCGAAGCAGGAGGCCCCGAAGCAGGATGCACCGAAGCAGGAAGCGCCGAAGCAGGAAGCCACGGTAGCGCCTTCGGTGAGCAATGCCTCCGGCGCCATTCAGCCCGTGGCGATTCCACGCGGTCCGCGCCCGGAAGCATCCAAGCAGGAAGCCCCGAAGCAGGAAGCCCCGAAGCAGGAGGCCCCGAAGCAGGAGGCCCCGAAGCAGGAGGCCCCGAAGCAGGAGGCCCCGAAGCAGGAAGCCCCGAAGCAGGAGGCCCCGAAGCAGGAAGCCCCGAAGCAGGAAGCCCCGAAGCCCGCTTCATCGGCCGCCGTATCCGCAGACGAGGTCTTGCGTCGGGTCCAGGCGCTCAGCAAGGAAAAGGCTGACAGCATGGTCAAGGTGGAAACACAGAACAAGGTTTCCAGTGACGACAAGCAGGACTGA
- the plsX gene encoding phosphate acyltransferase PlsX, whose translation MGKPITISLDAMGGDHGPESVVPAAIQMAKKHPDLNLILVGQEDVLEEHLAAAPKKVRPRLRIHHASQVVEMHEPPSQALRGKKDSSMRVAINLVKEGEAEACVSAGNTGALMATGRFVLKTLAGIDRPAIISAIPAKGGHTHMLDLGANSDCSSEHLYQFAVMGSVVATAIYSIPRPTVGLLNIGEEEIKGSDTIKKAGQLLNKSSLNYIGFVEGTDIFNGRVDVVVADGFMGNVALKSAEGLSKLISHNIREEFGRNGFTKFLGLLALPVLRALKRRLDPRVYNGASLVGLRGILIKSHGSADAFAFSNAIRIAMLEVEKQVPTRIKTLLEDHVASNGQPGEADAASERSEEKQAS comes from the coding sequence ATGGGCAAGCCAATCACCATCTCTCTGGATGCCATGGGCGGGGATCACGGACCGGAGTCCGTGGTCCCCGCTGCCATTCAGATGGCAAAAAAGCATCCGGACCTGAACCTGATCCTGGTCGGGCAGGAAGACGTGCTTGAGGAACACCTGGCAGCGGCACCGAAGAAGGTGCGGCCACGCCTGCGCATCCATCACGCCAGCCAGGTCGTGGAAATGCACGAGCCGCCATCCCAGGCGCTGCGCGGCAAGAAAGACTCGTCGATGCGCGTGGCCATCAACCTGGTCAAGGAAGGCGAGGCCGAGGCCTGCGTCAGTGCGGGCAATACCGGCGCCTTGATGGCAACGGGCCGTTTCGTGCTCAAGACCCTTGCCGGCATCGATCGCCCGGCGATCATTTCCGCCATTCCTGCAAAGGGCGGTCATACCCACATGCTGGATCTCGGCGCCAATTCGGATTGTTCCTCCGAGCACCTGTACCAGTTCGCCGTGATGGGCTCCGTTGTCGCTACCGCCATCTACAGCATTCCGCGCCCGACGGTCGGCTTGCTGAACATCGGCGAGGAAGAGATCAAGGGCAGCGATACCATCAAGAAGGCAGGACAGCTGCTGAACAAGAGCAGCCTGAACTACATTGGCTTCGTGGAAGGTACCGACATTTTCAATGGTCGCGTCGATGTGGTCGTGGCGGATGGCTTCATGGGCAATGTTGCGCTGAAGTCTGCCGAAGGCCTCTCCAAGCTGATCAGTCACAACATTCGCGAGGAGTTCGGCCGGAACGGCTTTACCAAGTTCCTCGGGTTGCTGGCGCTGCCGGTATTGCGCGCCCTGAAACGCCGCCTGGACCCGCGGGTCTACAATGGTGCCAGTCTGGTTGGCCTCCGCGGTATACTTATCAAGAGTCACGGCAGTGCCGATGCGTTCGCCTTTTCGAATGCCATTCGCATTGCCATGCTGGAAGTTGAAAAACAGGTGCCGACGCGCATCAAGACTCTGCTGGAGGATCACGTTGCCAGCAATGGTCAGCCGGGCGAAGCCGACGCGGCTTCGGAACGAAGCGAAGAAAAACAGGCGAGCTGA